From the genome of Perca flavescens isolate YP-PL-M2 chromosome 1, PFLA_1.0, whole genome shotgun sequence, one region includes:
- the LOC114552733 gene encoding RAD51-associated protein 1-like: MHNMKSSQIAPGGRLMIEGEGIQRPLDVKLYKRDLEAAITLSFLKNEDKKRTNLQPVKEISRFKVPVVENTDPSSLHMSNCSLDEITSEKESPALSRQRKATTKGAEDKTLMDEDEDYEPKLTPDSESDEDFSEPAESEDEEFTVKKVSKTKKKDRVTENEKTKTPRASIKQPSKQRLAKSQAAAQVGGSPTEKSPGQGLRIGLPRLVRVKLLHLSVASH; this comes from the exons ATGCATAACATGAAAAGCTCACAGATTGCTCCAGGAGGCAGATTAATGATTGAAGGTGAAGGTATTCAGAG ACCATTAGATGTGAAGTTGTACAAAAGAGATCTAGAAGCAGCCATTACGCTATCCTTTCTCAaaaatgaagataaaaaaaggacaaatcTCCAACCAGTAAAG GAGATCTCAAGGTTCAAAGTTCCTGTAGTTGAAAACACAGATCCAAGTTCTTTGCACATGTCCAACTGCA gCCTGGATGAAATCACATCAGAAAAAGAGTCACCTGCCCTTTCCAGACAGAGAAAGGCTACTACTAAAGGTGCTGAGGATAAAACGCTTATGGATGAAGATGAAGACTATGAGCCCAAACTGACACCAG ATTCAGAAAGTGATGAGGATTTCAGTGAACCAGCTGAGAGCGAAGATGAGGAATTCACAGTGAAGAAAGTCAGCAAAACCAAAAAGAAGGATAGAGTTACCGAGAACGAGAAGACCAAAACGCCTCGTGCCTCTATAAAGCAACCGTCAAAACAACGTCTAGCTAAATCACAGGCAGCGG CTCAAGTTGGTGGAAGTCCAACAGAGAAGTCTCCAGGTCAGGGTCTGCGGATTGGACTGCCCCGTCTTGTTCGAGTCAAACTTCTTCATCTTAGCGTTGCAAGTCACTGA